The following proteins come from a genomic window of Triticum aestivum cultivar Chinese Spring chromosome 6A, IWGSC CS RefSeq v2.1, whole genome shotgun sequence:
- the LOC123132298 gene encoding tyrosine-sulfated glycopeptide receptor 1, whose amino-acid sequence MQTLHFSSKTCSKILGIPSLRLALVLLFCLATPTSCCTEQEKGALLQFLAELSQDAGLSASWWNGTGCCKWEGITCSQDRTVINVSLPSKGLEGHISQSLGKLTGLQYLDLSDNSLSGGLPLGLVSSSSITTLDVSFNQLNGTLQELLSSSTPGRPLQVLNISSNLFAGQFPSSTWKAMENLIALNASNNSFTGQIPTQLCSTLPSLKVLDLCLNKFSGSVPPGLGDCSKLRELRAGYNNLSGRLPDELFNATSLEYLSFANNGLYGVLDNKRIVNLRNLVTLDLGGNQFSGKIPDYIGQLKRLEEFHLNNNNMSGELPYALSNCTNLITIDLKSNKLSGELSNVNFSNLPNLRTLDLWSNNFTGTVPESMYSCTNLTALRLANNKLYGQLSSRIGNLKHLSFLSLGKNNFTNIANALQILKSSKNLTILLISFNFKGELMPEDDRIGGFENLQVLDMDGCRLTGKIPLWISRLTQLKMLILRSNQLTGPIPDWINSLSRLFYIDVSNNTLTGEIPITFTEMPMLKSTDNTTHLDPRVFELPVYTGPSLQYRVVTSFPTMLNLSNNKFTGVILPQIGQLNLLAVLDFSFNKLSGQIPQSICNLTNLQVLELSSNNLTGAIPAALNTLNFLSEFNISNNNLEGPIPSGGQFNTFQYSSFNGNPKLCGSMLTHKCGKDSISPSSRKKRDKKAVFAIAFGVFFGGIAILLLLARLLVSIRQKGFTGKNRRESNGDVEEPSYYSSSEQTLVVVRIAQGKGVENKIKFADILKATDNFDKANIIGCGGHGLVYKAELSDGSKLAIKKLNGEMCLMEREFSAEVDALSRAQHENLVPLWGYCVRGSSRFLVYSYLENGSLDDWLHNRDDGAISLLDWPTRLKIAQGASLGLSYIHDACNPQIVHRDIKSGNILLDKEFKAYVADFGLARLILPNNTHVTTELVGTMGYIPPEYGQSWVATLRGDIYSFGVVLLELLTGRRPVSVFCTPKELVPWVLQMRSEGKQIEVLDPTLRGTGYEEQMLKVLEAACKCVDHNQFRRPTIMEVVSCLSSMNAEPEMQRSANI is encoded by the coding sequence ATGCAGACACTCCATTTCTCCAGCAAGACATGCAGCAAGATACTCGGCATACCTTCCCTTCGCCTTGCCCTTGTGCTGCTGTTCTGCTTGGCCACTCCTACCAGTTGCTGCACCGAGCAGGAGAAGGGCGCCCTTCTCCAGTTCCTCGCCGAGCTCTCACAAGATGCTGGCCTCTCTGCGTCATGGTGGAATGGCACGGGTTGCTGCAAGTGGGAAGGGATCACCTGCAGTCAAGATAGGACGGTCATCAATGTCTCGCTGCCTTCGAAGGGCCTTGAGGGGCACATCTCACAATCCCTTGGAAAGCTAACCGGGCTGCAGTACCTTGATCTCTCTGACAACTCGTTGTCGGGTGGTCTGCCGCTGGGATTGGTGTCGTCCAGCAGCATTACTACACTTGATGTTAGCTTTAACCAGCTCAACGGGACACTCCAAGAGCTGCTGTCATCTTCAACCCCTGGCAGGCCTCTGCAGGTACTAAACATCTCAAGCAACTTATTTGCAGGACAGTTTCCATCCTCCACATGGAAAGCAATGGAGAATCTGATCGCACTCAATGCCAGCAATAACAGCTTTACTGGGCAGATACCAACTCAATTATGTAGCACCTTGCCATCCCTCAAGGTGCTTGATCTGTGTTTGAACAAATTCAGTGGCAGCGTACCCCCAGGACTTGGTGATTGCTCCAAGCTAAGAGAGCTCAGGGCTGGGTATAACAACCTCAGTGGAAGACTCCCAGATGAACTATTCAATGCAACCTCGTTGGAATACCTGTCTTTCGCAAACAATGGTTTATATGGAGTTCTTGATAACAAGCGCATAGTCAACCTCAGAAATCTCGTAACCCTTGATCTTGGAGGGAACCAATTCAGTGGAAAGATTCCAGATTATATAGGTCAACTCAAGAGACTGGAGGAGTTCCATTTGAACAACAACAACATGTCAGGGGAGCTGCCATATGCTCTGAGCAACTGCACAAATCTCATAACAATTGACCTCAAGAGCAACAAACTCAGTGGAGAACTTAGCAATGTCAATTTCTCCAACCTGCCCAATCTAAGAACTTTAGATCTTTGGTCCAACAACTTCACCGGTACAGTTCCAGAAAGTATGTACTCATGCACTAACCTGACTGCGCTGCGGCTAGCTAACAACAAATTATATGGGCAGCTCTCATCGAGAATAGGCAATCTGAAGCACCTGTCCTTCTTGTCACTTGGTAAAAACAATTTCACAAACATCGCAAATGCGCTTCAGATCCTTAAGAGCAGCAAGAACCTTACCATCCTGCTTATTTCGTTCAATTTCAAGGGAGAGCTCATGCCAGAGGATGACAGAATTGGTGGTTTTGAGAATCTTCAGGTGTTGGACATGGATGGTTGCCGATTAACTGGAAAAATACCTTTATGGATATCAAGATTGACACAACTGAAGATGTTAATTTTAAGAAGCAATCAACTCACTGGACCAATACCGGACTGGATCAACTCCTTAAGCCGTCTCTTCTATATAGATGTGTCAAACAACACTCTTACAGGAGAAATCCCCATAACATTCACGGAGATGCCAATGCTAAAATCAACTGACAACACAACTCATTTGGACCCAAGGGTCTTTGAGCTGCCTGTTTATACTGGCCCATCACTTCAATACCGTGTGGTTACATCTTTCCCAACAATGCTGAATCTAAGCAACAACAAATTCACAGGTGTGATCCTCCCACAGATTGGTCAGTTGAACTTGCTTGCTGTACTTGACTTCAGCTTCAACAAGTTATCTGGACAGATCCCCCAATCGATTTGCAACCTCACGAACTTGCAGGTGCTAGAGTTGTCCAGCAACAATCTCACAGGTGCTATCCCAGCTGCATTGAACACCCTGAACTTCCTTTCAGAATTCAACATTTCAAACAATAACCTAGAAGGACCTATTCCATCTGGAGGCCAGTTTAATACATTTCAGTATTCTAGTTTCAATGGGAATCCAAAGCTGTGTGGCTCTATGCTCACTCACAAATGCGGTAAAGATTCAATATCTCCATCCTCCAGAAAAAAACGAGACAAGAAGGCTGTTTTTGCAATTGCATTTGGCGTGTTCTTCGGAGGCATTGCTATTCTTTTGTTGCTGGCACGTCTCCTTGTCTCAATTAGGCAGAAGGGTTTTACAGGAAAAAATAGAAGGGAAAGTAATGGAGATGTTGAagaaccttcatactactccagtTCAGAGCAAACATTAGTTGTGGTGCGGATAGCACAAGGCAAGGGAGTAGAAAACAAGATAAAATTTGCTGACATTTTGAAAGCTACGGACAACTTTGATAAGGCGAACATCATTGGATGTGGAGGTCATGGATTAGTCTACAAGGCAGAGCTATCTGATGGCTCCAAGCTGGCAATCAAAAAGCTCAATGGTGAAATGTGTCTAATGGAAAGGGAGTTCAGTGCAGAGGTTGATGCACTCTCCAGGGCACAACATGAAAATCTTGTACCACTGTGGGGTTACTGCGTCCGGGGAAGCTCAAGGTTTCTTGTATATTCCTACTTGGAGAACGGAAGCCTGGATGATTGGCTCCATAACAGGGATGATGGTGCTATCTCATTGCTTGACTGGCCTACTCGGCTCAAGATCGCACAAGGAGCAAGCCTGGGCCTTTCTTATATCCATGATGCCTGCAACCCTCAAATTGTCCATCGTGACATCAAATCTGGTAATATCCTACTGGACAAAGAATTTAAAGCTTATGTTGCAGACTTTGGGCTAGCCAGATTGATCCTTCCCAACAACACTCATGTCACAACGGAGCTGGTAGGTACGATGGGTTACATCCCACCCGAGTATGGGCAATCATGGGTTGCTACGCTGAGAGGTGATATATACAGTTTCGGAGTAGTCCTGCTTGAGCTGCTCACAGGAAGGCGACCTGTTTCAGTGTTTTGTACACCAAAAGAACTTGTCCCATGGGTTTTACAGATGAGGTCTGAGGGAAAGCAGATTGAGGTCTTGGATCCAACACTTCGAGGAACAGGTTATGAAGAGCAAATGTTGAAGGTGCTTGAAGCCGCTTGCAAGTGTGTTGACCATAATCAATTCAGGCGACCAACTATCATGGAAGTAGTCTCCTGCCTGTCCAGTATGAACGCTGAGCCAGAGATGCAAAGATCAGCCAACATATAG